In one window of Chryseobacterium sp. JV274 DNA:
- a CDS encoding TonB-dependent receptor plug domain-containing protein, with protein sequence MIKKIGSAFFLGSLLWVNAQEKTTDIESIEFQGKFISTPYKSANQNISVISREDIANSPARSIDEILQQVPGMDIRRRGANGVQSDIGFRGSSFEQVLLLLNGIRMNDSQTGHNNMNIPVDLDDVERIEIIKGPAARRFGQNAYAGVINIITKTVPGKKVKISADGGDFSTYGLGFNAQIGNEKFTNSLQANSASSEGYMFNTDYEIRNVFYQGKLNIKNGDVRVQAGFSEKKFGANGFYASSAATKQYEETQASIVSVAHQQTFGKLKLNSNVYWRRGQDMYLYDRWNPDFYRNMHIGNNVGGEVNSSYQWGLGTTGIGVELRKEFLVSSNLGDRNRFVSQVFFEHHFSLLDKKLNISPGISWANYSKEGNFFYPGLDVGYNFNPNSKIYGNIAKVHRIPTFTELYYVSGTEQGNPNLQPENALSSEVGYQYQNNRILAKISGFLRNSSNSIDWVKNDLKDKIWFAENVGDIKTKGIEAEWSHRPLDWLKYTVGYTYIDSKYEEKNGLVSRYILDNLRHQFISKLEVKFLKNFTNELVYRYNERVNLGTYNLVDEKLSFAKKDYSVYVLVNNITNTNYTEAFGVAMPQRWFHIGFSYTINIK encoded by the coding sequence ATGATCAAAAAGATAGGAAGTGCTTTTTTTCTGGGATCTTTACTTTGGGTAAATGCACAGGAGAAGACAACAGATATTGAAAGCATTGAATTTCAGGGAAAATTTATCTCTACACCTTATAAAAGTGCCAACCAGAATATCAGCGTTATCAGCAGAGAAGATATTGCAAATTCTCCGGCTAGAAGTATAGATGAAATTCTTCAGCAGGTACCAGGAATGGATATCAGAAGGAGAGGAGCCAATGGGGTACAGAGTGATATCGGCTTCCGGGGCAGTTCTTTTGAGCAGGTTCTTCTGCTTCTGAACGGAATCAGGATGAATGACTCCCAGACCGGGCATAACAATATGAATATCCCGGTTGACCTGGATGACGTAGAAAGGATAGAAATCATAAAAGGGCCGGCTGCCAGACGTTTTGGGCAGAATGCTTATGCCGGTGTTATCAACATTATTACTAAAACAGTTCCCGGAAAGAAAGTTAAGATCAGTGCAGATGGGGGAGATTTCAGTACGTATGGCCTTGGATTCAACGCGCAGATAGGAAATGAAAAGTTTACCAACTCCCTTCAGGCCAATTCTGCTTCTTCAGAAGGATATATGTTCAATACTGATTATGAGATCAGAAATGTATTTTATCAGGGAAAGCTGAATATCAAAAACGGAGACGTAAGGGTACAGGCCGGTTTTTCGGAAAAGAAATTCGGAGCCAACGGTTTTTATGCTTCCAGTGCTGCAACAAAACAATATGAGGAAACACAGGCTTCTATTGTAAGTGTAGCCCATCAGCAGACTTTTGGGAAACTAAAGCTTAATTCAAATGTATACTGGAGAAGAGGACAGGATATGTATCTTTATGACAGATGGAATCCTGATTTTTACAGAAATATGCATATTGGAAATAATGTAGGTGGTGAGGTAAATTCTAGCTATCAATGGGGATTGGGAACCACCGGAATTGGAGTAGAATTGAGAAAAGAATTTTTAGTGAGCAGTAATCTGGGAGATAGAAACCGCTTTGTATCTCAGGTTTTCTTTGAGCACCATTTTTCATTACTGGATAAAAAACTGAACATCAGTCCGGGAATTTCATGGGCCAACTATTCTAAAGAAGGAAATTTCTTTTATCCTGGTTTGGATGTCGGCTATAACTTTAATCCCAATAGTAAAATCTACGGAAATATCGCAAAAGTACATCGTATACCAACCTTTACTGAACTTTATTATGTCAGCGGAACAGAACAGGGAAATCCGAATTTACAGCCTGAAAATGCGCTTTCATCCGAGGTAGGATATCAATATCAAAATAACAGAATTTTAGCTAAAATAAGCGGGTTTTTAAGGAACTCCAGCAATTCTATTGACTGGGTTAAAAATGACCTTAAAGACAAAATTTGGTTTGCCGAGAATGTAGGAGACATCAAAACGAAAGGGATTGAAGCAGAGTGGAGTCATAGGCCGTTAGACTGGCTGAAATACACAGTTGGGTATACGTATATCGACAGTAAATATGAAGAAAAAAACGGTTTGGTTTCAAGATATATTCTGGACAACCTGAGACACCAGTTTATTTCCAAATTAGAAGTGAAATTCCTGAAAAACTTCACCAATGAGCTTGTTTACCGTTACAATGAAAGAGTAAATCTGGGAACTTATAATCTTGTTGATGAAAAGCTGAGTTTTGCTAAAAAAGACTACTCAGTTTACGTTTTGGTTAATAATATTACCAATACAAATTATACGGAAGCATTTGGGGTGGCAATGCCACAAAGGTGGTTCCACATTGGTTTTTCTTACACAATTAATATTAAGTAG
- a CDS encoding DUF2490 domain-containing protein, producing MKRLIGLGLLLGISFFKAQEHISSFNAVTLTYKFHPKFFLYAEGQMRGNEDYTYPDYYEIKGGLGYNLTKNHKPFVGLGRYVNYKEHSLSREEFRVWLQDVIDIKKGIVKFENRFRVEKSWFYEPKTDLTSQRMRYRYRLNVSVPLNSKTIKKGTVFANAYDEIFFVSPMKPSFARNRVYGGFGYQIDDYFGIVSGYLWQREFEAKGNKNLHFIYLALNINIDGTDHHTKTYDFPGAD from the coding sequence ATGAAACGTCTTATAGGCCTAGGTTTACTACTTGGAATTTCTTTTTTTAAAGCACAGGAACATATTTCCAGCTTCAATGCAGTGACTCTGACCTATAAGTTTCATCCAAAATTTTTCCTTTATGCAGAAGGACAGATGCGTGGTAATGAAGACTATACCTATCCTGATTATTATGAGATAAAAGGAGGCTTAGGATATAATCTTACCAAAAATCACAAGCCTTTCGTAGGATTGGGAAGATATGTCAACTATAAAGAGCACAGTTTAAGCAGAGAGGAATTCAGAGTATGGCTTCAGGATGTCATTGATATTAAAAAAGGCATCGTAAAATTTGAAAACCGTTTTCGTGTTGAAAAAAGCTGGTTCTATGAGCCTAAAACAGATCTTACTTCCCAGAGAATGCGTTACAGATACCGCCTGAATGTAAGTGTCCCTTTAAATTCCAAAACAATAAAGAAAGGTACTGTCTTCGCTAATGCGTATGACGAAATTTTCTTTGTAAGCCCTATGAAACCTAGCTTTGCCAGAAACAGAGTTTATGGTGGTTTTGGGTATCAGATTGATGATTACTTTGGAATCGTGAGCGGATATCTTTGGCAGCGTGAATTTGAAGCGAAAGGGAACAAAAATTTACATTTCATTTACCTTGCGTTAAACATCAACATCGATGGGACGGATCATCACACGAAGACCTACGATTTCCCAGGTGCAGATTAA
- a CDS encoding phosphohydrolase encodes MTKEELLNRAIKIADKAHKGQTDKYHAPYIAHVMRVMEYGKTLDEKIVGVLHDVVEDHPVEFSLDYLRSEGFPEYIIFAISCLTKFDPEEDYDDFIKRTERSLLSVAVKLNDLRDNMDLRRVNRELTPKDIKRFNKYLKAYRYLIEKY; translated from the coding sequence ATGACAAAAGAAGAATTACTGAATAGAGCAATCAAAATTGCTGACAAAGCCCATAAAGGACAAACCGATAAATACCATGCTCCATACATAGCCCACGTGATGCGCGTGATGGAATATGGCAAAACACTGGACGAAAAAATCGTTGGAGTACTGCATGATGTCGTAGAAGACCATCCGGTGGAATTCAGTCTGGATTATTTAAGGTCTGAGGGGTTTCCTGAATATATCATTTTCGCCATCAGCTGTCTTACCAAATTTGATCCGGAAGAAGATTACGATGATTTCATTAAAAGAACAGAAAGATCTCTGCTCTCGGTTGCCGTAAAACTGAATGACCTTCGGGACAATATGGATCTTAGAAGAGTAAACAGAGAACTTACGCCTAAGGATATTAAAAGATTCAATAAATATCTGAAAGCGTACCGTTATCTGATAGAGAAGTATTAA
- a CDS encoding YegP family protein produces the protein MGKFIISKRTNGDFQFNLKAGNGQVILTSQGYSTKPSCENGIGSVKTYSQEDSKFERNTANDGRCYFNLKAGNGQIIGTSQMYESDNGMENGIESVKNNAPHAHVENEASL, from the coding sequence ATGGGAAAATTTATTATCTCTAAAAGAACAAACGGAGACTTTCAGTTTAACCTCAAAGCAGGAAACGGACAGGTAATTTTAACCAGCCAGGGTTACAGCACAAAACCATCCTGCGAAAACGGAATCGGATCTGTAAAGACCTATTCACAGGAAGATTCAAAATTTGAAAGAAATACAGCCAATGACGGCAGATGTTATTTCAATCTTAAAGCAGGAAACGGACAGATCATAGGAACCAGCCAGATGTATGAATCTGACAACGGCATGGAAAACGGAATAGAGTCTGTAAAGAACAATGCTCCGCATGCTCACGTAGAGAATGAGGCAAGTCTTTAA
- a CDS encoding acyl-CoA dehydrogenase family protein — translation MSDTLNKTLKGGEFLIKQIPANEIFSLEELSEEQKMLRDSAKEFIDREVIPQHDRFEKKDYALTEETMRKLGEMGLLGITVPEEYGGLGMGFVSTMLACDYVSGGNGSLATAYGAHTGIGTLPTLLYGNEELKKKYLPDLATGTKFGAYCLTEPDAGSDANSGKTRAKLSEDGKHYIINGQKMWISNAGFADTFTLFAKIDDDKNITGFVINRSELENPNSLTFGEEEHKLGIRSSSTRQVFFNDMKIPVENMLGERNNGFKIALNALNVGRIKLAAANLDGQRRILNHSIQYSNERKQFGVSISTFGAIRKKIAEMSTGVFVSEAGSYRLAKNVEDKIADLVAGGMDHQQAELKGVEEFAVEASILKVFVSDLTQNTADEGIQIYGGMGFSEDTPMESAWRDARIGRIYEGTNEINRLLAVGMLIKRAMKGELDLLSPAMAISKELMGIPSFEVPDYSEFMSEEKAIIANLKKVFLMVSGAALQKFMMDIEKQQHLLLNASEILNQIYMAESAVLRAEKHFSPESVEAAMAQLNLYKAVEKIISAAKEGIVSFAEGDEQRMMLSGLRRFTKYTNHPNVVALTEKVAAHYIEKGAY, via the coding sequence ATGAGTGATACACTTAATAAAACATTAAAAGGCGGTGAGTTTTTAATTAAACAAATTCCAGCTAATGAAATTTTCTCTTTGGAAGAACTTTCTGAAGAACAAAAAATGCTTCGTGATTCTGCTAAAGAATTTATAGACAGAGAAGTAATTCCACAACATGACCGTTTTGAGAAAAAGGATTATGCATTGACTGAAGAAACAATGCGTAAATTAGGAGAAATGGGATTATTAGGAATCACTGTTCCTGAAGAATATGGCGGTTTGGGAATGGGATTTGTGAGTACAATGTTAGCTTGCGATTATGTTTCCGGAGGAAATGGTTCATTAGCTACGGCTTATGGAGCACATACGGGAATCGGAACTCTTCCGACTCTACTTTACGGGAATGAAGAATTGAAAAAGAAATACCTTCCGGATTTAGCTACAGGAACAAAATTCGGTGCCTATTGCTTGACTGAGCCGGATGCAGGATCTGATGCCAATTCAGGGAAAACAAGAGCAAAATTGTCTGAAGACGGAAAACATTACATCATCAATGGACAAAAAATGTGGATTTCCAATGCAGGTTTTGCAGATACTTTCACATTATTTGCAAAAATTGATGATGATAAAAACATTACAGGTTTTGTGATCAACCGTTCAGAATTAGAAAATCCAAACAGTTTAACATTTGGTGAAGAAGAACATAAATTAGGTATTCGTTCCTCTTCCACCCGTCAGGTTTTCTTCAATGATATGAAAATTCCTGTTGAAAATATGTTAGGTGAAAGAAACAACGGTTTCAAAATCGCTTTGAATGCATTAAATGTTGGTAGAATTAAATTAGCTGCAGCAAACCTTGACGGACAAAGAAGAATTTTAAACCATTCTATTCAGTATTCAAATGAAAGAAAGCAATTTGGTGTTTCTATTTCTACTTTCGGAGCAATCAGAAAGAAAATTGCAGAAATGTCAACCGGAGTTTTTGTGAGTGAAGCTGGTTCTTACCGTTTAGCAAAAAATGTTGAAGATAAAATTGCAGACTTAGTTGCTGGCGGAATGGATCATCAACAAGCTGAATTAAAAGGTGTTGAAGAATTTGCAGTAGAAGCTTCTATCCTTAAAGTTTTCGTTTCTGACCTTACTCAAAATACAGCTGATGAAGGAATCCAGATTTATGGAGGAATGGGATTCTCAGAAGATACACCTATGGAATCTGCATGGAGAGATGCCAGAATTGGTAGAATTTATGAAGGTACCAACGAAATCAATAGATTATTGGCTGTAGGAATGCTTATTAAGAGAGCAATGAAAGGTGAATTAGATCTTTTATCTCCTGCAATGGCAATCAGCAAAGAATTGATGGGTATCCCTTCATTTGAAGTTCCAGATTATTCAGAATTCATGAGTGAAGAAAAAGCTATTATCGCAAATCTTAAGAAAGTATTCCTGATGGTTTCCGGAGCTGCACTTCAGAAATTCATGATGGATATTGAAAAACAGCAGCATTTATTATTAAACGCTTCTGAAATCCTTAACCAAATCTATATGGCAGAATCTGCAGTATTAAGAGCAGAGAAACACTTCTCTCCTGAATCTGTAGAAGCAGCTATGGCTCAGCTTAATCTTTACAAAGCGGTTGAGAAAATCATCTCTGCTGCTAAAGAAGGAATCGTTTCTTTCGCTGAAGGAGATGAACAGAGAATGATGCTTTCAGGATTAAGAAGATTCACAAAATATACCAATCATCCGAATGTAGTAGCTTTAACTGAAAAAGTTGCGGCTCACTATATCGAGAAAGGAGCTTATTAG
- a CDS encoding thiolase family protein: MKTAYIVKGFRTAVGKAPKGSLRFTRPDVMAATVIEKLMAELPQLDKNRIDDLIVGNAMPEAEQGLNVARLISLMGLNTDKVPGVTVNRYCASGSEAIAIASAKIQAGMADCIIAGGTESMSYIPMGGYKPVPETDIAKTNPDYYWGMGYTAEEVAKQYNITREEQDQFAFESHMKALKANQEGKFANQIVPIPVEYNFLDENQKMQTKKFDFSIDEGPRADTSLAGLAKLRPVFANGGSVTAGNSSQMSDGAAFVMVMSEEMVKELGLEPEARLVAYAAAGLEPRIMGMGPIYAIPKALKQAGLELKDIELIELNEAFASQSVAIKKELGLNPDILNVNGGAIALGHPLGCTGTKLTVQLLDEMRKRGNKYGMVSMCVGTGQGAASIFELL, encoded by the coding sequence ATGAAAACAGCATATATAGTAAAAGGTTTCAGAACTGCCGTTGGAAAAGCTCCAAAAGGAAGTTTAAGATTTACAAGACCTGATGTCATGGCGGCTACCGTTATTGAAAAATTAATGGCAGAGCTCCCACAATTAGATAAAAACAGAATTGATGACCTTATCGTAGGAAATGCAATGCCGGAAGCTGAACAAGGGCTGAACGTTGCACGTCTGATCTCTTTGATGGGATTAAATACCGATAAAGTTCCGGGGGTAACCGTCAACAGATACTGTGCTTCTGGAAGTGAGGCCATTGCTATTGCTTCTGCAAAAATTCAGGCTGGTATGGCAGATTGTATCATCGCGGGTGGTACTGAATCTATGTCATACATTCCGATGGGAGGTTACAAACCGGTTCCTGAAACGGATATCGCAAAAACAAACCCTGATTACTATTGGGGAATGGGTTACACGGCTGAAGAAGTTGCAAAACAATATAATATTACGAGAGAAGAGCAGGATCAGTTTGCTTTTGAATCTCATATGAAAGCTTTAAAAGCTAATCAGGAAGGAAAATTTGCCAACCAGATTGTTCCGATTCCTGTAGAATATAACTTCCTGGATGAAAATCAGAAAATGCAGACTAAAAAGTTTGATTTTTCAATAGATGAAGGTCCAAGAGCTGATACTTCTTTAGCTGGTTTAGCAAAATTAAGACCTGTATTTGCCAACGGAGGAAGCGTAACAGCCGGAAACTCTTCTCAAATGAGTGACGGAGCTGCTTTTGTAATGGTAATGAGTGAGGAAATGGTAAAAGAATTAGGTTTGGAGCCTGAAGCAAGATTAGTTGCTTATGCAGCAGCCGGATTAGAGCCAAGAATCATGGGAATGGGACCTATTTATGCTATTCCAAAAGCTTTAAAACAAGCAGGTTTAGAATTAAAAGATATTGAATTAATCGAATTAAACGAAGCATTCGCATCACAATCTGTTGCCATTAAGAAAGAATTAGGCTTAAATCCTGATATTCTAAATGTAAACGGAGGAGCCATCGCATTGGGTCACCCTCTTGGATGTACAGGAACGAAATTAACAGTTCAGCTTCTTGACGAAATGAGAAAGCGCGGAAACAAATACGGAATGGTTTCTATGTGCGTTGGAACAGGCCAAGGCGCAGCTTCAATCTTTGAATTATTATAA
- the tnpA gene encoding IS200/IS605 family transposase, whose product MANTYTQIYIQIVFAVKGRQNLISKENREELHQFITGIVSNRNQKLFAVFAMPDHVHILVSMNPTLSVSDLVRDIKAGSSKFINEKGWINGKFNWQEGYGAFSYSKSSVDSVVKYILNQEEHHKKKTFREEYLDFMSKFEIEYDPKYLFEWVSD is encoded by the coding sequence ATGGCAAATACATACACTCAGATTTATATTCAAATTGTTTTCGCTGTAAAAGGAAGACAAAATCTGATTTCAAAAGAAAACAGAGAAGAATTACATCAGTTTATTACAGGTATTGTGTCCAATAGAAACCAAAAGTTATTCGCAGTTTTTGCAATGCCAGACCATGTACATATTCTCGTAAGTATGAATCCGACCCTTTCGGTTTCAGATTTAGTAAGAGATATTAAAGCGGGTTCTTCAAAATTCATCAATGAAAAAGGGTGGATCAATGGAAAATTCAATTGGCAGGAAGGCTACGGAGCTTTTTCATATTCTAAAAGCAGTGTGGATTCTGTTGTAAAATATATTTTAAATCAGGAAGAACATCATAAAAAGAAAACTTTTAGAGAAGAATATCTGGATTTTATGTCAAAATTTGAAATAGAATATGATCCAAAATATTTATTTGAATGGGTTAGCGATTAA
- a CDS encoding 3-hydroxyacyl-CoA dehydrogenase/enoyl-CoA hydratase family protein, which translates to MKRRIKHVTVLGSGIMGSGIAAHFANIGVEVSLLDIVPFELTEAEQKKGLTKDDKVVRNRIASENFEKLKKASPALLYSPKFADRIKIGNFDDDLPKIKNTDWIIEVVVERLDIKKSVYEKIEQFRKPGTLISSNTSGIPIHFLTEGRSEDFKKYFAGTHFFNPVRYLPLLEIIPTNDTAPEIIDFYMNYGAKFLGKTTVLAKDTPAFIANRIGVFSMMDLLHNVQKLGLTVSDVDKLTGPVIGRPKSATFRTADVVGLDTLVMVANGVRQSGAEANDFNDVFALPGYIQKMMDNKWLGSKTEQGFYKKVKNAEGKSEIHGLNLDTLEYELQGKSSFPTLELTKAIDKPIDRFKVLIGGKDKAGELYRKSLGALFAYVSHKVPEISDEVYKIDDAMRAGFGWENGPFEIWDAVGVAKGIELAKDAGYEVSDWVKNVETFYKVNDEGQSIYVDKNSGEYNKIPGQDAFIILDNIRKNKTLWSNSGASIEDLGDGIINFEIRSKMNSLGGEVLDGLNRAIDLAEKEYDGLVVGNQGTNFSVGANLAMILMMAIEQDWDDLNMAIAYFQKSMMRVRYSSIPVVVAPHGMTLGGGCEMTMHADRVVAAAETYIGLVETGVGVIPGGGGTKELTLRTSREFHNDDVKNNRLRDAFMNIAMGKVATSAYEAYDMGILEKGKDIVSVSKNRQIAEAKKVAKLLAEQGYTQPIEQKVKVLGKDALGMFYVGTDQMLTGNFISAHDKKIADKLANVMVGGNLSEPTVVTEQYLLNLERETFLQLCGERKTLERIQYMLQNGKPLRN; encoded by the coding sequence ATGAAAAGAAGAATCAAACATGTAACGGTTCTTGGTTCAGGAATTATGGGAAGCGGTATCGCGGCTCACTTCGCCAACATCGGTGTTGAAGTATCACTCTTGGATATTGTTCCTTTTGAACTTACTGAAGCTGAACAGAAAAAAGGTTTGACCAAAGATGATAAGGTAGTAAGAAACAGAATTGCTTCCGAAAACTTTGAAAAACTTAAAAAAGCAAGTCCTGCACTTCTTTATTCACCAAAGTTTGCAGACAGAATTAAAATCGGAAACTTCGATGATGATCTTCCGAAAATAAAAAATACAGACTGGATCATTGAAGTGGTAGTAGAAAGACTTGACATTAAGAAGTCTGTATACGAAAAGATTGAACAGTTCAGAAAACCGGGAACATTAATTTCTTCTAATACATCCGGGATTCCTATTCATTTCCTGACAGAAGGAAGAAGCGAAGATTTCAAAAAGTACTTCGCAGGAACACACTTCTTCAATCCTGTAAGATATCTTCCTCTTTTAGAAATTATCCCTACTAACGATACAGCTCCTGAGATCATCGATTTCTATATGAACTACGGGGCGAAATTCCTAGGTAAAACTACCGTTTTAGCCAAAGACACTCCAGCTTTCATCGCCAACAGAATCGGTGTATTCTCTATGATGGATCTTCTTCACAATGTACAGAAATTAGGACTTACTGTTTCTGATGTTGATAAATTAACTGGTCCGGTAATAGGACGTCCAAAATCTGCTACGTTCAGAACAGCTGATGTTGTAGGTCTTGACACTTTGGTAATGGTAGCCAACGGCGTTCGCCAGAGCGGTGCTGAAGCTAATGATTTCAATGATGTTTTTGCGCTTCCAGGTTATATCCAGAAAATGATGGATAATAAATGGCTAGGTTCAAAAACAGAACAAGGTTTCTATAAAAAAGTGAAAAATGCAGAAGGAAAATCTGAAATTCACGGATTAAACCTTGACACTTTAGAGTATGAACTTCAAGGAAAATCTTCATTCCCTACCTTAGAATTAACAAAAGCGATTGACAAACCAATTGACAGATTCAAAGTTCTGATCGGAGGTAAGGATAAAGCTGGTGAATTATACAGAAAATCGTTAGGAGCATTATTCGCTTACGTTTCACATAAAGTTCCTGAAATCTCTGACGAGGTTTATAAAATTGACGATGCCATGAGAGCAGGTTTCGGATGGGAAAACGGACCATTTGAAATCTGGGATGCCGTAGGGGTTGCCAAAGGTATAGAACTGGCAAAAGATGCAGGATACGAAGTTTCTGACTGGGTGAAAAATGTAGAAACTTTTTATAAAGTTAATGATGAAGGGCAAAGTATTTACGTTGATAAAAATTCAGGAGAATACAATAAAATCCCAGGTCAGGATGCATTCATCATCTTAGATAATATCAGAAAAAACAAAACACTTTGGAGTAATTCTGGTGCTTCTATTGAAGATTTAGGAGACGGAATTATCAACTTCGAGATCCGTTCAAAAATGAACTCTCTTGGAGGTGAAGTTCTTGATGGATTAAACAGAGCAATTGATTTAGCAGAAAAAGAATATGATGGATTAGTTGTAGGAAACCAGGGAACTAATTTCTCTGTAGGAGCAAACCTTGCTATGATCCTTATGATGGCTATCGAGCAGGATTGGGATGATTTGAATATGGCGATCGCTTACTTCCAGAAATCAATGATGAGAGTACGCTACTCCTCTATTCCTGTAGTTGTTGCTCCTCACGGAATGACTCTGGGTGGAGGATGCGAAATGACAATGCATGCCGACCGAGTGGTTGCAGCAGCAGAAACATACATTGGACTAGTAGAAACTGGTGTAGGTGTAATTCCTGGCGGAGGTGGTACTAAAGAACTGACTTTAAGAACTTCCAGAGAATTCCATAATGATGATGTTAAAAACAACAGACTTCGTGATGCTTTCATGAATATTGCAATGGGTAAAGTAGCAACTTCTGCGTATGAAGCTTATGACATGGGAATCCTTGAAAAAGGAAAAGACATTGTTTCCGTAAGCAAAAACAGACAAATTGCTGAAGCTAAAAAAGTAGCAAAACTATTAGCAGAACAAGGCTATACTCAGCCAATCGAGCAAAAAGTAAAAGTTCTTGGTAAAGATGCATTAGGAATGTTCTACGTAGGAACAGACCAAATGCTAACCGGAAACTTCATCTCTGCACACGACAAGAAAATTGCAGATAAACTAGCCAACGTAATGGTAGGTGGAAATCTGTCTGAACCAACAGTCGTTACAGAACAATATCTATTGAATCTTGAAAGAGAAACCTTCCTTCAGCTTTGTGGAGAAAGAAAAACTCTGGAAAGAATCCAATACATGTTACAGAACGGAAAACCTCTAAGAAACTAG
- a CDS encoding MarR family winged helix-turn-helix transcriptional regulator — MDNNKEKIENVDLILKQTWLAVSKMYTELAQEHDSTAVQALTLLKIDPKEGTRSTNLGPKMAIEPTSLTRIIKLLEDNGYIYKEKTTTDKREVIIKLTDKGLNSRNMSKEVVVNFNKKVMEKIAPEKLDAFKDVMTEIMKIANELLNNRK; from the coding sequence ATGGATAATAATAAGGAAAAAATAGAAAACGTAGATTTAATTTTAAAGCAGACCTGGTTGGCTGTTTCTAAAATGTACACAGAATTAGCCCAGGAACATGATTCCACAGCGGTACAGGCGCTTACTCTTCTTAAAATTGATCCCAAAGAAGGAACCCGAAGTACCAATCTTGGTCCTAAGATGGCTATTGAACCCACTTCATTAACGAGAATCATCAAACTTCTGGAAGATAACGGATATATCTATAAGGAAAAGACAACCACTGATAAAAGAGAGGTTATCATTAAGCTTACAGATAAAGGACTAAACTCCAGAAACATGTCAAAGGAAGTCGTTGTCAACTTCAACAAGAAGGTGATGGAAAAAATTGCTCCCGAAAAGCTGGATGCTTTTAAAGATGTGATGACTGAAATCATGAAAATAGCAAACGAATTATTAAACAACAGAAAATAA
- a CDS encoding ABC transporter ATP-binding protein: protein MHLQIKQANIGYNTTLISNANADLKLGDVCLLIGNNGVGKTTLIKSILHQLPLLNGEISMNGKNVKSLSVKEIAENIAIVFSKSVIPQHYTVEDLISLGKYIYYPFYFELKKEDREEVAHIIEELDLNQYRYTLLKNLSDGNLQKAFIGRAITQNSPIIILDEPTTHLDEKNKIIILKTLRKLAKEQNKLILFSSHDWRLAKEFADKIWYVKDNHLYSGIVEDILLQHEELTNASLFQINETFIPPFISAPQFHKEMLYSLLQKNFPKDLSAFNFDFQNAFWVITKDSSTYQCESFEEIIDLITNIH, encoded by the coding sequence ATGCACCTACAGATCAAACAGGCAAATATCGGCTACAATACAACTTTAATTTCCAATGCCAATGCGGACTTGAAGCTTGGTGATGTATGCCTGCTGATTGGTAATAATGGGGTTGGGAAAACAACGCTGATCAAATCTATTCTGCATCAGCTGCCTTTACTGAATGGGGAAATTTCTATGAACGGGAAAAATGTAAAAAGTCTTTCTGTAAAAGAAATTGCGGAGAATATTGCTATTGTTTTTTCAAAGTCTGTTATTCCGCAGCATTATACGGTTGAGGATCTTATTTCTTTGGGGAAATACATCTACTACCCTTTTTATTTTGAGTTAAAAAAAGAAGACCGTGAAGAAGTGGCCCACATCATTGAAGAACTGGATTTAAATCAATACCGATATACCCTTTTGAAAAATCTGTCAGACGGAAACCTTCAGAAAGCTTTTATCGGACGGGCGATAACCCAAAATTCCCCGATCATCATTCTGGATGAACCAACTACTCATCTGGACGAAAAAAACAAAATCATTATTCTTAAAACTTTGAGAAAACTGGCTAAAGAACAGAATAAATTGATCCTGTTTTCTTCTCATGATTGGAGGCTAGCCAAAGAGTTTGCAGATAAAATATGGTATGTAAAGGACAATCATCTGTATTCTGGAATTGTTGAGGACATTCTTCTTCAGCATGAGGAGCTCACCAATGCATCATTATTTCAAATTAATGAGACTTTTATTCCGCCTTTCATCTCGGCACCCCAGTTTCACAAGGAAATGCTGTATTCTCTGCTTCAAAAAAACTTTCCAAAAGACCTATCTGCCTTTAATTTTGACTTTCAGAATGCTTTTTGGGTAATTACTAAAGATTCCTCTACTTACCAATGTGAATCTTTTGAAGAAATCATTGATTTGATTACAAACATTCATTAA